From the Chiroxiphia lanceolata isolate bChiLan1 chromosome Z, bChiLan1.pri, whole genome shotgun sequence genome, one window contains:
- the RIC1 gene encoding RAB6A-GEF complex partner protein 1 isoform X5, protein MYFLSGWPKRLLCPLESLERPLHIQTDPQRAFFAVLSPSQLSIWYCRPSVLIVSYKELSKAASQFGSYKQAEWRPDSTMIAVSTANGYVLFFDIPSARDKYLYEPVYPKGSPHLKGTPHYKEEQCAPSLNLEMKKVLDLQASITSLQSMLEDLLVATADGFLHLVHWDGMTNGRKAINLCTVPFSVDLQSSRAGSFLGFENVYIRDMEYCATLDGFAVVFNDGRVGFITPMSSRFTAEQLHGVWAQDVVDGTCVAVNNKYRLMAFGCANGSVQVYTIDTTTGAMQLSHKLELTPKQYPDIWNKTGPVKLIRWSPDSCVVMVTWECGGLSLWSVFGAQLICTLGGDFAYQSDGAKKDPLKISSMTWGSEGYHLWVIDGNSSSNMKPERDANNKAQHFGILQFQFIKSALTVNPCMSNQEQVLLQGEDRLYLNCGDTTQAQSPRNTSAHSEHNHSRERGPFSDGSLDSQGLSTLLGHRHWHVVQIHSTYLESNWPIRFSAIDKLGQNVAVVGKFGFAHYSLLTKKWKLFGNITQEQNMMVTGGLAWWNDFIVLACYNLNDHQEELRIYLRTSNLDNAFAHITKVQADTLLLSVFRDIVILFRADCSICLYSIERRSEGLNPTASIQVLQEVSMSRYIPHPFLVVSVTLTSVRTETGITLKMPQQACEAESIMLNLAGQLIMLQRDRSGPQIRDKDNNPNQRKHLPFCAPVVLAQSVENVWTTCRINKQKRHLLEALWLSCGGAGMKVWLPLFPRDHRKPHSFLSRRIMLPFHINIYPLAVLFEDALVLGAVNDTVLYDCLYTQTSAREHLEVLFPFSIVERTSQIYLHHILRQLLVRNLGEQALLLAHSCATLPYFPHVLELMLHEVLEEEATSREPIPDPLLPTVAKFITEFPLFLQTVVHCARKTEYALWNYLFAAVGNPKDLFEECLMAQDLDTAASYLIILQNMEVPAVSRQHATLLFNTALEQGKWDLCRHMIRFLKAIGSGETETPPATPTTQEPSSSSGFEFFRHRSISLSQSAENLHSKFNLTKTLSMPSGPSGKRWSKDSDCAENMYIDMMLWRHARRLLEEIKLKDLGCFAAQLGFELIGWLCKERARAAHVEDFVLALKKLHKDFLWPFPVIPASSINSPFKNGKYKTAIGEQLLKSQSADTFVNMEMDTGVSNTPRSRSWLGTVSCSQREIDTVSSHGPHMQDAFLSPLLSKVSFFPYVSECF, encoded by the exons AGGAAGCCCACATCTGAAGGGAACACCACATTATAAGGAAGAACAGTGTGCTCCTTCATTAAATCTAGAAATGAAGAAAGTGCTGGACTTGCAAGCCTCTATCACAAG ttTGCAGTCCATGTTAGAAGACCTACTTGTTGCTACTGCTGATGGATTTCTCCATCTTGTTCACTGGGATGGTATGACCAATGGAAGGAAGGCCATCAACCTATGTACAGTTCCATTTTCTGTGGATCTACAGTCTTCTCGAG CAGGTTCATTTTTGGgctttgaaaatgtttacaTCAGAGATATGGAATACTGTGCCACGCTTGATggctttgctgttgtttttaatgaTGGCAGAGTTGGTTTCATTACACCAATGTCAAGTAGATTCACTGCTGAG CAGCTCCATGGTGTTTGGGCACAAGATGTGGTTGATGGAACTTGTGTTGCAGTGAATAACAAATACAGGCTAATGGCATTTGGATGTGCTAA TGGCTCTGTGCAGGTTTATACGATAGATACCACCACTGGCGCCATGCAGCTTTCTCATAAATTGGAGCTGACACCAAAACAATACCCTG ATATTTGGAATAAAACAGGACCTGTCAAACTAATCAGATGGTCACCTGATAGCTGTGTTGTGATGGTGACCTGGGAATGTGGAGGCTTGTCCTTATGGAGTGTTTTTGGTGCCCAACTTATCTGTACTTTAGGAGGTGATTTTGC gTATCAATCTGATGGTGCCAAAAAGGACCCTCTAAAGATCAGTTCCATG ACCTGGGGATCAGAAGGGTATCATCTCTGGGTTATTGATGGGAATTCTTCTTCAAACATGAAACCTGAAAGAGATGCAAATAATAAAGCTCAGCACTTTGGTATTCTGCAGTTTCAGTTCATCAAGAGTGCCCTCACTGTTAATCCTTGTATG aGTAACCAGGAACAAGTCCTCCTTCAAGGAGAAGATCGCTTGTATTTGAACTGTGGAGATACAACACAGGCTCAGAGTCCCAGAAATACTTCAGCACACTCTGAACATAACCATAGCAGGGAAAGAGGCCCATTTTCAGATGGCAGTTTAGATTCTCAGGGTTTAAGCACTTTACTAGGACACCGGCATTGGCATGTTGTACAG attcaTAGTACATATCTAGAGAGCAACTGGCCTATAAGG ttttcagcTATTGACAAGCTTGGACAGAATGTAGCTGTTGTTGGCAAGTTTGGTTTTGCACATTATTCTTTACTCACCAAAAAATGGAAGCTGTTTGGAAACATTACCCAG gagcaAAATATGATGGTAACAGGTGGCTTAGCATGGTGGAATGACTTCATTGTTCTTGCATGTTATAATTTAAATGATCATCAAGAAGAg CTGAGAATCTACCTGCGAACGTCTAATCTTGACAATGCATTTGCGCACATCACCAAAGTGCAAGCAGACACATTACTACTGAGTGTCTTCCGGGACATCGTCATATTGTTCAGAGCAGATTGTTCCATTTGCCTTTACAGTATTGAGAGAAGGTCTGAGGG TCTTAACCCTACTGCCAGTATCCAAGTTCTTCAGGAAGTGTCCATGTCTCGGTACATTCCTCATCCTTTTCTTGTAGTGTCTGTTACATTGACATCAGTGAGGACAGAGACTGGCATAACCTTGAAGATGCCTCAGCAG GCTTGTGAAGCTGAAAGTATTATGCTTAACTTAGCAGGACAACTCATCATGTTGCAAAGGGATCGATCTGGACCCCAGATACGAGATAAAGATAATAATCCTAATCAAAGAAAGCAT ctGCCTTTTTGTGCTCCAGTTGTCCTAGCCCAGTCTGTTGAAAATGTATGGACTACTTGCAGGATTAACAAACAGAAACGCCACTTATTGGAGGCTCTGTGGCTCAGCTGTGGTGGGGCAGGTATGAAAGTCTGGCTTCCCCTGTTTCCCAGAGATCATCGAAAACCACATTCTTTTCTGTCAAGACGGATCATGCTGCCTTTCCACATCAACATATACCCATTGGCTGTTTTGTTTGAAGATGCCTTGGTTCTTGGTGCTGTTAATGACACTGTGCTCTATGACTGTTTATACACTCAAACCAGTGCTAGAGAACACTTGGAggttctctttcctttctccattgTTGAGAGAACCTCTCAGATCTACCTCCATCACATTTTACGCCAGCTCTTGGTTAGGAACCTCGGTGAACAAGCCTTGCTTTTGGCCCACTCCTGTGCCACATTACCATACTTTCCTCACGTACTAGAACTGATGCTTCATGAAGTGCTGGAAGAAGAAGCTACCTCGCGGGAACCCATTCCCGaccctctccttcccactgtGGCGAAGTTCATTACAGAGTTCCCCCTCTTCCTGCAGACAGTTGTTCATTGTGCTAGGAAGACAGAATATGCCCTGTGGAATTacctttttgctgctgttggaaACCCTAAGGACTTATTTGAAGAGTGCTTAATGGCCCAGGACTTGGACACAGCTGCCTCTTACCTTATTATCCTACAG AATATGGAAGTTCCAGCAGTTAGCAGACAACATGCTACTCTCCTATTTAATACTGCCTTAGAGCAGGGAAAGTGGGATCTTTGTCGTCATATGATTAGATTTCTTAAAGCCATTGGCTCTGGAGAAACAGAGACACCCCCAGCTACACCAACAACTCAG GAACCTAGTTCAAGTAGTGGCTTTGAATTCTTCAGGCATCGCAGCATTAGTTTATCCCAGTCAGCGGAGAATCTCCATAGCAAGTTTAATTTGACAAAAACACTGAGTATGCCTTCTGGCCCATCTGGAAAAAG GTGGAGCAAGGACAGTGACTGTGCTGAGAACATGTACATTGACATGATGCTGTGGCGGCACGCTCGGCGCCTGCTGGAAGAAATCAAGCTGAAAGACCTTGGCTGCTTTGCTGCACAGTTGGGCTTTGAGCTCATCGGCTGGTTGTGCAAGGAGAGAGCCAGAGCTGCCCATGTAGAGGATTTTGTGTTAGCTTTGAAAAAGCTACACAAGGATTTCCTTTGGCCATTTCCAGTCATACCAGCTTCATCCATTAATTCACCTTTCAAGAATGGAAAGTACAAAACAG ccATAGGGGAGCAACTGCTAAAATCTCAGTCTGCAGACACTTTTGTAAACATGGAAATGGATACAGGGGTTTCAAACACACCTCGGAGTCGCAGCTGGCTTGGGACTGtcagctgctcccagagagAGATTGACACTGTTTCATCCCATGGACCACACATGCAAGATGCATTCCTTTCTCCTTTGCTAAGTAAAG tttcttttttcccttatgtttCTGAGTGTTTTTGA
- the RIC1 gene encoding RAB6A-GEF complex partner protein 1 isoform X3 has protein sequence MYFLSGWPKRLLCPLESLERPLHIQTDPQRAFFAVLSPSQLSIWYCRPSVLIVSYKELSKAASQFGSYKQAEWRPDSTMIAVSTANGYVLFFDIPSARDKYLYEPVYPKGSPHLKGTPHYKEEQCAPSLNLEMKKVLDLQASITSLQSMLEDLLVATADGFLHLVHWDGMTNGRKAINLCTVPFSVDLQSSRAGSFLGFENVYIRDMEYCATLDGFAVVFNDGRVGFITPMSSRFTAELHGVWAQDVVDGTCVAVNNKYRLMAFGCANGSVQVYTIDTTTGAMQLSHKLELTPKQYPDIWNKTGPVKLIRWSPDSCVVMVTWECGGLSLWSVFGAQLICTLGGDFAYQSDGAKKDPLKISSMTWGSEGYHLWVIDGNSSSNMKPERDANNKAQHFGILQFQFIKSALTVNPCMSNQEQVLLQGEDRLYLNCGDTTQAQSPRNTSAHSEHNHSRERGPFSDGSLDSQGLSTLLGHRHWHVVQIHSTYLESNWPIRFSAIDKLGQNVAVVGKFGFAHYSLLTKKWKLFGNITQEQNMMVTGGLAWWNDFIVLACYNLNDHQEELRIYLRTSNLDNAFAHITKVQADTLLLSVFRDIVILFRADCSICLYSIERRSEGLNPTASIQVLQEVSMSRYIPHPFLVVSVTLTSVRTETGITLKMPQQACEAESIMLNLAGQLIMLQRDRSGPQIRDKDNNPNQRKHLPFCAPVVLAQSVENVWTTCRINKQKRHLLEALWLSCGGAGMKVWLPLFPRDHRKPHSFLSRRIMLPFHINIYPLAVLFEDALVLGAVNDTVLYDCLYTQTSAREHLEVLFPFSIVERTSQIYLHHILRQLLVRNLGEQALLLAHSCATLPYFPHVLELMLHEVLEEEATSREPIPDPLLPTVAKFITEFPLFLQTVVHCARKTEYALWNYLFAAVGNPKDLFEECLMAQDLDTAASYLIILQNMEVPAVSRQHATLLFNTALEQGKWDLCRHMIRFLKAIGSGETETPPATPTTQEPSSSSGFEFFRHRSISLSQSAENLHSKFNLTKTLSMPSGPSGKRWSKDSDCAENMYIDMMLWRHARRLLEEIKLKDLGCFAAQLGFELIGWLCKERARAAHVEDFVLALKKLHKDFLWPFPVIPASSINSPFKNGKYKTAIGEQLLKSQSADTFVNMEMDTGVSNTPRSRSWLGTVSCSQREIDTVSSHGPHMQDAFLSPLLSKVFLIGDECSIGSATDLTETSSMVDGDWTMVDENFSSLSLTQSELEHLSLELASKGPHKSQVQLRYLLHIFMEAGCLDWCVVIGLILRESSVINQVFSIMQSADIDGEICQNIKTGLHAVDKWASTDCPGYKPFLNIIKPQIQKLNEIVEEQVQPEAFQPVNPSKVPEQANPRAEESRTSSIHGTNPQCDAGNSSASRHEEDKAKTEDEDSFQEGSYDCVVS, from the exons AGGAAGCCCACATCTGAAGGGAACACCACATTATAAGGAAGAACAGTGTGCTCCTTCATTAAATCTAGAAATGAAGAAAGTGCTGGACTTGCAAGCCTCTATCACAAG ttTGCAGTCCATGTTAGAAGACCTACTTGTTGCTACTGCTGATGGATTTCTCCATCTTGTTCACTGGGATGGTATGACCAATGGAAGGAAGGCCATCAACCTATGTACAGTTCCATTTTCTGTGGATCTACAGTCTTCTCGAG CAGGTTCATTTTTGGgctttgaaaatgtttacaTCAGAGATATGGAATACTGTGCCACGCTTGATggctttgctgttgtttttaatgaTGGCAGAGTTGGTTTCATTACACCAATGTCAAGTAGATTCACTGCTGAG CTCCATGGTGTTTGGGCACAAGATGTGGTTGATGGAACTTGTGTTGCAGTGAATAACAAATACAGGCTAATGGCATTTGGATGTGCTAA TGGCTCTGTGCAGGTTTATACGATAGATACCACCACTGGCGCCATGCAGCTTTCTCATAAATTGGAGCTGACACCAAAACAATACCCTG ATATTTGGAATAAAACAGGACCTGTCAAACTAATCAGATGGTCACCTGATAGCTGTGTTGTGATGGTGACCTGGGAATGTGGAGGCTTGTCCTTATGGAGTGTTTTTGGTGCCCAACTTATCTGTACTTTAGGAGGTGATTTTGC gTATCAATCTGATGGTGCCAAAAAGGACCCTCTAAAGATCAGTTCCATG ACCTGGGGATCAGAAGGGTATCATCTCTGGGTTATTGATGGGAATTCTTCTTCAAACATGAAACCTGAAAGAGATGCAAATAATAAAGCTCAGCACTTTGGTATTCTGCAGTTTCAGTTCATCAAGAGTGCCCTCACTGTTAATCCTTGTATG aGTAACCAGGAACAAGTCCTCCTTCAAGGAGAAGATCGCTTGTATTTGAACTGTGGAGATACAACACAGGCTCAGAGTCCCAGAAATACTTCAGCACACTCTGAACATAACCATAGCAGGGAAAGAGGCCCATTTTCAGATGGCAGTTTAGATTCTCAGGGTTTAAGCACTTTACTAGGACACCGGCATTGGCATGTTGTACAG attcaTAGTACATATCTAGAGAGCAACTGGCCTATAAGG ttttcagcTATTGACAAGCTTGGACAGAATGTAGCTGTTGTTGGCAAGTTTGGTTTTGCACATTATTCTTTACTCACCAAAAAATGGAAGCTGTTTGGAAACATTACCCAG gagcaAAATATGATGGTAACAGGTGGCTTAGCATGGTGGAATGACTTCATTGTTCTTGCATGTTATAATTTAAATGATCATCAAGAAGAg CTGAGAATCTACCTGCGAACGTCTAATCTTGACAATGCATTTGCGCACATCACCAAAGTGCAAGCAGACACATTACTACTGAGTGTCTTCCGGGACATCGTCATATTGTTCAGAGCAGATTGTTCCATTTGCCTTTACAGTATTGAGAGAAGGTCTGAGGG TCTTAACCCTACTGCCAGTATCCAAGTTCTTCAGGAAGTGTCCATGTCTCGGTACATTCCTCATCCTTTTCTTGTAGTGTCTGTTACATTGACATCAGTGAGGACAGAGACTGGCATAACCTTGAAGATGCCTCAGCAG GCTTGTGAAGCTGAAAGTATTATGCTTAACTTAGCAGGACAACTCATCATGTTGCAAAGGGATCGATCTGGACCCCAGATACGAGATAAAGATAATAATCCTAATCAAAGAAAGCAT ctGCCTTTTTGTGCTCCAGTTGTCCTAGCCCAGTCTGTTGAAAATGTATGGACTACTTGCAGGATTAACAAACAGAAACGCCACTTATTGGAGGCTCTGTGGCTCAGCTGTGGTGGGGCAGGTATGAAAGTCTGGCTTCCCCTGTTTCCCAGAGATCATCGAAAACCACATTCTTTTCTGTCAAGACGGATCATGCTGCCTTTCCACATCAACATATACCCATTGGCTGTTTTGTTTGAAGATGCCTTGGTTCTTGGTGCTGTTAATGACACTGTGCTCTATGACTGTTTATACACTCAAACCAGTGCTAGAGAACACTTGGAggttctctttcctttctccattgTTGAGAGAACCTCTCAGATCTACCTCCATCACATTTTACGCCAGCTCTTGGTTAGGAACCTCGGTGAACAAGCCTTGCTTTTGGCCCACTCCTGTGCCACATTACCATACTTTCCTCACGTACTAGAACTGATGCTTCATGAAGTGCTGGAAGAAGAAGCTACCTCGCGGGAACCCATTCCCGaccctctccttcccactgtGGCGAAGTTCATTACAGAGTTCCCCCTCTTCCTGCAGACAGTTGTTCATTGTGCTAGGAAGACAGAATATGCCCTGTGGAATTacctttttgctgctgttggaaACCCTAAGGACTTATTTGAAGAGTGCTTAATGGCCCAGGACTTGGACACAGCTGCCTCTTACCTTATTATCCTACAG AATATGGAAGTTCCAGCAGTTAGCAGACAACATGCTACTCTCCTATTTAATACTGCCTTAGAGCAGGGAAAGTGGGATCTTTGTCGTCATATGATTAGATTTCTTAAAGCCATTGGCTCTGGAGAAACAGAGACACCCCCAGCTACACCAACAACTCAG GAACCTAGTTCAAGTAGTGGCTTTGAATTCTTCAGGCATCGCAGCATTAGTTTATCCCAGTCAGCGGAGAATCTCCATAGCAAGTTTAATTTGACAAAAACACTGAGTATGCCTTCTGGCCCATCTGGAAAAAG GTGGAGCAAGGACAGTGACTGTGCTGAGAACATGTACATTGACATGATGCTGTGGCGGCACGCTCGGCGCCTGCTGGAAGAAATCAAGCTGAAAGACCTTGGCTGCTTTGCTGCACAGTTGGGCTTTGAGCTCATCGGCTGGTTGTGCAAGGAGAGAGCCAGAGCTGCCCATGTAGAGGATTTTGTGTTAGCTTTGAAAAAGCTACACAAGGATTTCCTTTGGCCATTTCCAGTCATACCAGCTTCATCCATTAATTCACCTTTCAAGAATGGAAAGTACAAAACAG ccATAGGGGAGCAACTGCTAAAATCTCAGTCTGCAGACACTTTTGTAAACATGGAAATGGATACAGGGGTTTCAAACACACCTCGGAGTCGCAGCTGGCTTGGGACTGtcagctgctcccagagagAGATTGACACTGTTTCATCCCATGGACCACACATGCAAGATGCATTCCTTTCTCCTTTGCTAAGTAAAG TGTTTTTGATAGGTGATGAATGCAGCATTGGTTCAGCAACGGACCTGACTGAAACAAGTTCTATGGTGGATGGTGACTGGACCATGGTGGATGAAAACTTCTCCAGTCTAAGTTTAACGCAGTCAGAGCTTGAACATCTCTCTCTAGAACTGGCCAGTAAAGGGCCGCACAAGTCACAGGTCCAGCTGCG GTACTTGCTCCATATCTTCATGGAAGCAGGATGTCTGGATTGGTGTGTTGTCATAGGCCTTATTCTCAGAGAATCTTCAGTTATCAACCAGGTTTTCAGTATAATGCAGTCCGCTGATATTGATGGAGAAATCTGTCAGAATATCAAGACTGGCCTACATGCTGTTGACAAATGGGCTTCTACAGATTG CCCTGGGTACAAGCCATTTCTAAATATCATCAAACCACAGATCCAGAAACTAAATGAAATAGTAGAAGAGCAAGTACAGCCTGAAGCCTTTCAGCCAGTGAATCCTTCTAAGGTTCCTGAACAAGCAAACCCCAGAGCTGAGGAAAGCAGGACTTCATCTATCCATGGCACTAATCCTCAGTGTGATGCTGGCAACAGCAGCGCAAGCAGACATGAAGAGGACAAGGCTAAGACAGAGGATGAGGATTCATTCCAAGAAGGCAGTTATGACTGTGTTGTGTCTTAA